The sequence GCTTCTGTAGGTGGTGAATTCAAGCCCGTCATAGCAGTTGAGCCCGTCCTGGGTGCCAAACCACATAAATCCATAGTGGTCCTGGTAAATGCAGTTTATGGTATTTTGCGATAAGCCATCTTCCACAGCCAGGTGTCGGAAGCTCACCTCCTGTGCCTTCAGGCGAGAGAGGCAGGCAAAGAGTGAAAAAACCAGAATAGTTCTGAAGACCATGAAAGATAGATAGAATAAACGACTCAATTTAGCGATTCATGATCACTTAAGCGGCCTGTTTCCTGTGAAATATCTTCCGTATTCCGATCGCTATCTGTAACTTTCCGGCCCCAGGGTAAGTTCCGTAATCTGAACCCCGTTGCGGTCCTTGTATCTGAAAACCATGGTAAGGCTGCTGTCGCGATGCATTTTCAGATCCCGGTTTGTCCGGATATTAACAATGATCTCCGGCAGCATATAGGCATGAAAAGCGGCACTGCTGATACTTGTGTAATCACGGTCCGGCAGCGTGTAGTAAAAACTCAAATGGCCCTCCCGGGAGAGGAAGACGCTATCCAGCCGTGTATCAGGATCGACCATCTCCGGGCATCTTTCATTGATATAGGCGGTAGCCGAGGCAATATTCCTGTTTTTTTCGGGGATCCACTCCTCCACTGTTGCTTTCCCCTTACAAGCAGTCAGAAGGGTAATACAAAGGGAGAGACCCAATAGCGTGTATGCGGTTCCTTTGGTTTTCATAAGAGCTGCCAAAATAGAAAATTTAATCCATACCATCGCCAGCTATCACCCATAATCTCCATTTTAGATTCCGGCTCCCAAAATGATCCATAAATAATTACTTAGCTTTGGAGCCTGAATCCATACATAAACCGAATTATGAAAAAAATGACCTTCAAAGCTGCTCTTGCACTAGTTATGTGCTCAGTTCTGCTGCTTTCCTGTACGAACCGTGCTCCAAAGGAGGAAGCCGGCACCGGAACTGCTGCAGGCGACTGGACCATTCTGTTTAACGGGGAGAATCTGGATGGCTGGTACACCTATCAAAGGCAACCCGAACCCACCTCCGAAGTGCCCGGTATGGCTCGGGATGAGGCGGGCAACTACCCGGACCCCATTGGACTGAATGAGGATCCATTAAAGGTTTTCACCGTGGTTACCGAAGAGGAGGCTCCTGCCATCCGGATTTCGGGAGAAACCTTTGGAATCCTGGTGACAGAAAAAGAGTTTGAAAACTATCACCTGAGCCTGCAATTCAAATGGGGAACGGAGAAATACCCGCCCCGCAAGAAGGAGAAACGGGACAGTGGAATCCTCTATCACTCCATTGGCGAGGAAGGTGCCTGGGGAGGGGTCTGGATGCGATCCCTGGAATGCCAGGTACAGGAGGGCGATTGCGGCGATTACATCAGTGTGGATACGGTTCTGGCCGATATCCAGGCCATCCGGGATGAGGAGCATAATCTCTATCTGCATGCCCCGGGCGCAGAAACGCTTACCTTTTCAGTGGAAAAATCTTACTGCCATAAAAGCGGGGATTACGAAAACCCTTCGGGCCAGTGGAACACCATAGAGATTTATACCGCCGGGGACAAGTCCGTTCATGTGGTAAACGGCCAGGTGAACAT comes from Bacteroidales bacterium and encodes:
- a CDS encoding DUF1080 domain-containing protein; amino-acid sequence: MKKMTFKAALALVMCSVLLLSCTNRAPKEEAGTGTAAGDWTILFNGENLDGWYTYQRQPEPTSEVPGMARDEAGNYPDPIGLNEDPLKVFTVVTEEEAPAIRISGETFGILVTEKEFENYHLSLQFKWGTEKYPPRKKEKRDSGILYHSIGEEGAWGGVWMRSLECQVQEGDCGDYISVDTVLADIQAIRDEEHNLYLHAPGAETLTFSVEKSYCHKSGDYENPSGQWNTIEIYTAGDKSVHVVNGQVNMRISNSRHVSKGEELPLTRGKIQLQSEGAEVFYRAIQIKPIETIPSELWLAESESPI